From one Gemmatimonadaceae bacterium genomic stretch:
- the glgC gene encoding glucose-1-phosphate adenylyltransferase: MTSPLRSGTIARTAMAYVLAGGRGSRLYELTDRRAKPAVYFGGKTRIIDFALSNALNSGIRRIGVATQYKAHSLIRHLQRGWNFLRPERNESFDILPASQRVSETQWYEGTADAVFQNIDIIEAYHPEFMIILAGDHIYKMDYELMLQQHVDQNADVTIGCLEVPRLEATGFGVMHVDETDRIVTFLEKPADPPGIPGNPEMALASMGIYVFRTTFLFDLLKRDAADPASSRDFGKDIIPYVVEHGKAVAHRFSTSCVKSETESEAYWRDAGTVDAYWEANIDLTTVIPQLDLYDHNWPIWTYGEITAPAKFVHNEDGRRGLALNSLVSGGCIVSGARIHKTLLFTGVKVHSYAYLDGAVVQPYVDIGRSARLSNVVIDRGVVIPPGLVVGEDPALDARRFRRTDRGTVLITQPMLDKLYK, from the coding sequence ATGACGTCACCGCTCCGCTCCGGCACCATCGCCCGAACCGCCATGGCCTACGTCCTGGCCGGGGGGCGCGGGTCGCGTCTCTACGAGCTCACCGACCGCCGCGCCAAGCCCGCGGTGTACTTCGGCGGCAAGACACGCATCATCGACTTCGCCCTCTCCAACGCGCTCAACTCGGGCATCCGCCGCATCGGCGTGGCCACGCAGTACAAGGCACACAGCCTCATCCGCCACCTCCAGCGCGGCTGGAACTTCCTCCGCCCGGAACGCAACGAGAGCTTCGACATCCTGCCGGCGTCACAGCGCGTCTCCGAGACCCAGTGGTACGAGGGCACCGCCGACGCCGTCTTCCAGAACATCGACATCATCGAGGCGTACCACCCGGAGTTCATGATCATCCTGGCCGGCGACCACATCTACAAGATGGACTACGAGCTGATGCTGCAGCAGCACGTGGACCAGAATGCGGACGTCACGATCGGGTGCCTCGAGGTGCCGCGCCTGGAGGCCACCGGCTTCGGCGTCATGCACGTGGACGAGACCGACCGCATCGTCACGTTCCTCGAGAAGCCGGCCGACCCGCCGGGCATTCCCGGCAACCCGGAGATGGCGCTCGCCAGCATGGGCATCTACGTCTTCCGGACGACGTTCCTGTTCGACCTGCTCAAGCGCGACGCCGCCGACCCGGCCTCGAGCCGCGACTTCGGCAAGGACATCATCCCGTACGTCGTCGAGCACGGGAAGGCCGTCGCCCACCGCTTCAGCACCTCGTGCGTGAAGTCGGAGACCGAGAGCGAGGCGTACTGGCGCGATGCCGGCACGGTGGATGCCTACTGGGAGGCCAACATCGACCTCACGACCGTCATCCCGCAACTCGACCTCTACGACCACAACTGGCCGATCTGGACCTACGGCGAGATCACCGCGCCGGCCAAGTTCGTGCACAATGAGGATGGCCGCCGCGGCCTCGCCCTCAACTCGCTCGTCTCGGGTGGCTGCATCGTGTCGGGCGCCCGCATCCACAAGACGCTGCTCTTCACCGGCGTGAAGGTCCACTCCTACGCCTACCTCGACGGCGCCGTCGTGCAGCCGTACGTGGACATCGGCCGCTCGGCCCGCCTCAGCAACGTGGTCATCGACCGCGGCGTGGTCATCCCGCCAGGACTGGTGGTCGGCGAGGATCCGGCTCTCGACGCGCGCCGCTTCCGGCGCACCGACCGCGGCACCGTGCTGATCACGCAGCCGATGCTCGACAAGCTGTACAAGTGA
- a CDS encoding carboxypeptidase regulatory-like domain-containing protein yields MRTPTSTLLRVLALAVTLPAVSATLRAQGAAPVVARLQGRVFDSVAMRPIPRATIRIVRADNPAIGRTAASDITGEFHYDSVTAGTWLATFLHPVLDSLRVEPGIIRIDITEPGVVEVPLTTPSVRTMIALSCRAPMAADLGTVVGEVRQVSDDAPLVGAAVHVEWPEWVLQRGRLVTDLRRMVARTDSAGRYAMCGVPTGTTLRAFAWSAGDTTGAIELPVTEAGYTVQDFHVGSVERLTVLLDSAGTPVPASGRTPPGPPGAPAPLTTTVRRGRAVVRGQVRTLAGQPVVNAVVRVIGSGTQVRTNDSGAFAVADAASGTQTVEARAIGHNPERQAVTLREGEPVTVTLRLSVRRVELDTVRVVAGKTLAPEVRAIERRMRAGVGVILNANTVKERATVFVSDALRGINGVSVAGVGGSGQMIMMRSPFNGAECAANIVVDGLKVQTSGNGEFVLDDYVKRDNVAAIEVYPRSNLVPPEFLTVSGGCGVVVVWTKQATGGVVPVPPSPSRP; encoded by the coding sequence ATGCGAACACCGACGTCGACACTCCTGCGGGTGCTGGCACTCGCCGTCACCCTGCCGGCCGTCTCCGCCACCCTGCGGGCACAGGGCGCCGCACCCGTCGTTGCGCGCCTCCAGGGCCGGGTGTTCGACAGTGTCGCGATGCGCCCCATCCCGCGCGCGACCATCCGCATCGTGCGCGCCGACAACCCCGCCATCGGCCGCACCGCCGCCTCGGACATCACCGGCGAGTTCCACTACGACAGCGTCACCGCCGGCACCTGGCTCGCCACCTTCCTGCACCCGGTGCTCGATTCCCTGCGCGTCGAGCCCGGGATCATCCGCATCGACATCACCGAGCCCGGGGTGGTGGAGGTGCCGCTCACGACCCCGTCGGTGCGCACGATGATCGCGCTGAGCTGCCGTGCGCCGATGGCCGCCGACCTGGGCACCGTGGTGGGTGAGGTGCGCCAGGTGAGCGACGATGCCCCGCTGGTGGGTGCCGCCGTGCACGTCGAGTGGCCGGAATGGGTGCTGCAGCGTGGCCGGCTCGTCACCGACCTGCGTCGCATGGTCGCGCGCACCGACTCGGCGGGCCGCTACGCCATGTGCGGCGTGCCCACCGGCACCACCCTGCGTGCCTTCGCGTGGAGCGCCGGCGACACCACCGGCGCCATCGAGCTCCCCGTGACCGAGGCCGGCTACACCGTGCAGGACTTCCACGTCGGCTCGGTCGAGCGGCTCACCGTGCTGCTCGACTCGGCCGGCACCCCGGTGCCGGCCAGCGGGCGCACGCCTCCCGGCCCCCCCGGCGCGCCGGCACCCCTCACCACGACCGTCCGCCGCGGTCGCGCGGTGGTGCGCGGCCAGGTGCGGACGCTGGCCGGCCAACCGGTCGTGAACGCGGTCGTGCGCGTCATCGGCAGTGGCACCCAGGTGCGCACCAACGACAGCGGCGCATTCGCCGTGGCCGACGCGGCCTCGGGCACCCAGACCGTCGAGGCGCGGGCCATCGGCCACAACCCCGAGCGGCAGGCCGTCACGCTGCGCGAGGGCGAACCGGTCACCGTCACGCTGCGGCTCTCGGTGCGACGCGTGGAGCTGGACACCGTGCGCGTGGTGGCCGGCAAGACCCTTGCCCCCGAGGTGCGCGCCATCGAGCGCCGCATGCGCGCCGGCGTGGGCGTGATCCTCAACGCGAACACGGTGAAGGAACGCGCCACCGTCTTCGTGAGTGACGCGCTGCGCGGCATCAATGGCGTGTCGGTGGCCGGCGTGGGCGGGTCGGGGCAGATGATCATGATGCGCTCGCCCTTCAACGGCGCCGAATGCGCCGCCAACATCGTGGTGGACGGGCTCAAGGTGCAGACGTCGGGGAATGGCGAGTTCGTGCTGGACGACTACGTGAAGCGCGACAACGTGGCCGCGATCGAGGTGTACCCCCGGTCGAACCTGGTGCCGCCGGAGTTCCTGACGGTGTCGGGCGGCTGCGGCGTGGTCGTGGTGTGGACCAAACAGGCCACCGGCGGCGTTGTACCGGTGCCGCCGTCGCCCTCCAGGCCCTGA
- a CDS encoding PQQ-dependent sugar dehydrogenase — translation MPVALLAAGVATVAGCSARATDAGTPGSGVEPDLTHSVVASGLSGPWDIAFTSDGVLFFTERCRGLSVRRPDGTVTRLFGTTGAALEAPDFFCESQSGMHGVALDPDFATNRRIYVYMPSTQTTPRRNRVVRLVLDADLRTAGGRTDIVTDIPYKHVGNALDGPGAHSGGRLRFGPDRLLYVTTGDNHDATLPQSPALLGGKVLRVTTDGAAAPGNAPPAGFDRRIYTYGHRNVQGITFRPGSGQPFIAEHGPNHSDEVTPLRNGGNGGWDPKDHPALTCPDAYCGYAGTPVTMPMTDLTRFPDAMRPVWSTGAVSLGAGPAEFLAGAQWGTWNGRLAVGLMVSRRIEILDIDAAATTATSVIAGPLPSARIRALTQGPDGALYVATDAGEIWKVTARP, via the coding sequence ATGCCAGTGGCACTCCTGGCCGCCGGTGTCGCCACCGTCGCCGGATGCAGCGCGCGCGCCACCGATGCCGGCACGCCCGGCAGCGGCGTGGAGCCGGACCTCACACACAGCGTCGTTGCCTCAGGCCTGTCGGGCCCATGGGACATCGCCTTCACCAGCGATGGCGTGCTGTTCTTCACGGAGCGGTGCCGCGGCCTCTCGGTGCGGCGGCCCGATGGCACGGTCACCCGGCTCTTCGGCACCACCGGCGCCGCGCTGGAGGCCCCCGACTTCTTCTGCGAGAGCCAGAGCGGCATGCACGGCGTGGCGCTGGACCCCGACTTCGCGACGAACCGGCGCATCTACGTCTACATGCCCTCCACCCAGACCACGCCGCGGCGGAATCGCGTCGTGCGCCTGGTGCTCGATGCCGACCTGCGCACCGCCGGCGGCCGGACCGACATCGTCACCGACATCCCGTACAAGCATGTCGGCAACGCCCTCGACGGGCCCGGCGCGCACAGCGGCGGCCGGCTGCGCTTCGGTCCCGACCGCCTGCTCTACGTCACCACGGGCGACAACCATGACGCCACCCTCCCGCAGAGCCCGGCGCTGCTGGGCGGGAAGGTCCTGCGCGTGACCACCGATGGCGCGGCGGCACCGGGGAATGCGCCACCCGCCGGCTTCGATCGCCGCATCTACACCTACGGCCACCGCAACGTGCAGGGCATCACGTTCCGGCCCGGGAGCGGCCAGCCGTTCATCGCGGAACATGGGCCGAACCACAGCGATGAAGTCACGCCGCTGCGCAACGGCGGCAACGGCGGCTGGGATCCGAAGGACCACCCCGCACTGACCTGCCCCGATGCGTACTGCGGGTATGCGGGCACGCCGGTGACGATGCCCATGACCGACCTCACGCGCTTTCCCGATGCGATGCGCCCGGTGTGGTCCACCGGCGCCGTGTCGCTGGGCGCCGGTCCCGCCGAGTTCCTGGCGGGCGCGCAGTGGGGGACGTGGAACGGACGCCTCGCCGTTGGCCTGATGGTCAGCCGGCGGATCGAGATCCTCGACATCGATGCCGCGGCCACCACCGCCACGTCGGTGATTGCCGGTCCGCTGCCGTCGGCGCGGATCCGCGCACTCACGCAGGGTCCCGACGGCGCGCTCTACGTGGCCACCGATGCCGGAGAGATCTGGAAGGTGACCGCGCGACCCTGA
- a CDS encoding GGDEF domain-containing protein produces the protein MTHGATPARSDGELRPAAPPLRADLSPYERKGTGWQEALVRLGHLRALLLISGTSVGLSLAMTWFFVLGDDVTAELRRDSMLVALGIPLLVAPVASHLVLSLAFALDAAHRQLAEIARRDVLTGTYNRRYFMERFTSEVSQAKVTLNPLTMLLIDADHFKRINDEHGHTTGDEVLRHLAAAIASSIRPHDCLARYGGEEFVAVLPGTTLEEACAVAERVTRTVSDTPITLSSGSALTLTVSVGVSVRHTDDPRGTAMFDRADLALYRAKNAGRNRWMAEDAPLAAAAA, from the coding sequence ATGACGCACGGTGCCACTCCCGCACGGTCGGACGGCGAGCTGCGTCCTGCGGCACCGCCCCTGCGCGCGGACCTGAGTCCGTACGAGCGCAAGGGCACGGGATGGCAGGAGGCGCTGGTGCGACTCGGCCACCTCCGCGCCCTGCTGCTGATCAGCGGCACCTCGGTCGGGTTGTCACTGGCGATGACCTGGTTCTTCGTGCTCGGTGACGACGTGACCGCCGAGCTGCGGCGTGACTCGATGCTGGTGGCACTCGGCATCCCGCTCCTGGTGGCCCCGGTGGCCAGCCACCTCGTGCTGTCGCTCGCGTTCGCCCTCGATGCCGCGCATCGCCAGCTGGCCGAGATCGCGCGGCGCGACGTGCTGACCGGCACGTACAACCGCCGGTACTTCATGGAGCGCTTCACCAGCGAAGTGTCGCAGGCGAAGGTGACCCTGAATCCGCTCACGATGCTGCTCATCGACGCCGACCACTTCAAGCGGATCAACGACGAGCACGGCCACACGACCGGTGACGAAGTGCTCCGGCATCTCGCGGCGGCCATCGCCAGCTCGATCCGGCCGCATGACTGCCTGGCGCGCTACGGGGGCGAGGAATTCGTCGCGGTGCTGCCGGGCACGACGCTGGAGGAGGCCTGCGCGGTGGCGGAACGGGTGACGCGCACGGTCTCCGACACGCCCATCACGCTGAGCAGCGGGTCGGCGCTCACCCTCACGGTGAGTGTCGGTGTGAGCGTGCGGCACACGGACGATCCCCGCGGGACCGCGATGTTCGACCGCGCAGACCTGGCGCTCTACCGGGCCAAGAACGCCGGACGCAACCGCTGGATGGCAGAGGACGCACCACTGGCGGCCGCCGCGGCGTAG
- a CDS encoding HD domain-containing protein, with amino-acid sequence MNSVINFLTALGQALATMSLYGDEHPMRHTVLARTHAAMLRMLADQGTMKLSLIDGDIVLGTRVVTELRAWEWSARLAAVGIQRIEIDAAQPPNGVDLQNFLAALRVRLVMLGKMAPAWSCQGIRIGALAVATGDADVTESMASVVESLSLTQLELEEETEAVGYVHDEVSAGRAVPMAEVEAIVHGLAVTIHREQHLVLPLLDLKTFDQYTTTHSCNVSMLSIGLSEELGMSASQVRAIGTAALLHDIGKVKIPLEVLIKPGKLTDEEFAYMKAHPVEGAKILSQRGGGNALASTVAYEHHIWFNGQGGYPSVNFRREAHFASRIVHVCDIYDALCSKRPYRDAWSQERALNLLRGLQSTELDPAIYPAFERMVQRAVSARVAYDPQELAGASAAPIAAIAAAAASAASSPVTAPAATVPDLGASVPAFEPPSTDE; translated from the coding sequence ATGAATTCCGTCATCAACTTCCTCACCGCGCTCGGCCAGGCGCTGGCCACCATGTCGCTGTACGGCGACGAGCACCCCATGCGGCACACCGTGCTCGCGCGCACGCACGCGGCGATGCTCCGCATGCTCGCCGACCAGGGCACCATGAAGCTGTCGCTGATCGATGGCGACATCGTGCTCGGCACGCGGGTGGTGACCGAGCTGCGGGCCTGGGAGTGGAGCGCGCGCCTGGCGGCCGTCGGCATCCAGCGCATCGAGATCGATGCCGCGCAGCCCCCCAACGGCGTCGACCTGCAGAACTTCCTCGCCGCGCTGCGTGTGCGGCTGGTGATGCTCGGCAAGATGGCGCCGGCGTGGTCCTGCCAGGGCATCCGCATCGGTGCGCTGGCCGTGGCGACCGGTGACGCCGACGTCACCGAGTCGATGGCATCGGTGGTGGAGTCGCTCTCGCTCACGCAGCTCGAGCTCGAGGAGGAGACCGAGGCGGTGGGCTACGTGCACGACGAGGTCTCGGCCGGCCGCGCGGTGCCGATGGCCGAGGTCGAGGCGATCGTGCACGGGCTGGCGGTGACCATCCACCGCGAGCAGCACCTCGTGCTCCCGCTGCTGGACCTCAAGACCTTCGACCAGTACACCACCACGCACTCGTGCAACGTGTCGATGCTGTCGATCGGCCTCAGCGAGGAACTCGGCATGAGTGCCTCGCAGGTCCGCGCCATCGGCACCGCCGCGCTGCTGCACGACATCGGCAAGGTGAAGATCCCGCTCGAGGTGCTCATCAAGCCGGGCAAGCTGACCGACGAGGAGTTCGCCTACATGAAGGCACACCCGGTGGAGGGGGCGAAGATCCTCAGCCAGCGCGGCGGCGGCAACGCGCTCGCCTCCACGGTGGCCTACGAGCACCACATCTGGTTCAACGGGCAGGGCGGATACCCGTCGGTGAACTTCCGGCGCGAGGCGCACTTCGCGAGCCGCATCGTCCATGTATGCGACATCTACGACGCGCTCTGTTCCAAGCGGCCGTATCGCGACGCCTGGAGCCAGGAGCGCGCACTGAACCTGCTGCGCGGCCTGCAGAGCACCGAGCTCGATCCCGCCATCTATCCCGCCTTCGAGCGCATGGTGCAGCGCGCCGTCTCGGCCCGCGTCGCGTACGATCCGCAGGAGCTGGCCGGCGCATCGGCGGCGCCGATCGCGGCGATCGCGGCGGCGGCCGCCAGCGCGGCGTCGTCGCCGGTCACCGCACCGGCGGCCACCGTGCCGGACCTCGGTGCGTCCGTGCCCGCCTTCGAGCCACCCTCGACCGACGAGTAG
- a CDS encoding winged helix-turn-helix transcriptional regulator, protein MPQHQPTAEAAARDVATVRRFNRFYTRLVGALDESHLDSTLSLTEARLLYELATRESSVAADLTRELRLDAGYLSRLLRSLEERGLVERTVSASDGRRQELRLTPDGQQVYQRLLTVTDASISTQIRHLSSKDRQQLVSAMTTIEDILGRDLGPDPVPGAPPVIIRGLQTGDLGRGAAEPRPALPARVRLGACVRGSGGEGHR, encoded by the coding sequence ATGCCGCAGCACCAACCGACAGCAGAAGCAGCAGCCAGGGACGTTGCCACGGTGCGCCGGTTCAACCGGTTCTACACCCGGCTGGTCGGTGCCCTGGACGAGAGCCACCTGGATTCGACGCTGTCGCTCACCGAAGCGCGGTTGCTCTACGAACTGGCGACGCGCGAGTCGTCGGTTGCGGCGGACCTGACCCGAGAGCTCCGCCTGGACGCAGGGTACCTGAGCCGGCTGCTGCGCTCCCTCGAGGAGCGTGGTCTGGTGGAACGCACGGTGTCGGCGTCCGATGGCCGGCGTCAGGAGCTCCGGCTGACGCCGGACGGCCAACAGGTGTACCAGCGACTCCTGACGGTGACTGACGCCAGCATATCGACACAAATACGCCATTTGAGCTCGAAAGACCGACAGCAGCTGGTCTCGGCGATGACAACGATCGAAGACATCCTCGGTCGGGACCTGGGGCCGGACCCGGTGCCGGGTGCGCCGCCGGTCATCATCCGCGGGCTGCAGACGGGTGACCTGGGCCGGGGGGCTGCAGAGCCACGCCCAGCTCTACCAGCGCGAGTACGGCTGGGGGCGTGCGTTCGAGGATCTGGTGGCGAAGGTCATCGGTGA
- a CDS encoding GNAT family N-acetyltransferase, with protein MAKVIGEYALTADPSTDRVWIAERAGENVGSVFLVRHPDREGVCKLRLLLVDPKARGTGLGRKLVRECLSFAREAGYRRMTLWTNANLDAAKHIYDVEGFTLVAEEPHTMFGPELVGQTWERDL; from the coding sequence GTGGCGAAGGTCATCGGTGAGTATGCCCTGACGGCCGATCCGTCCACCGACCGGGTCTGGATCGCGGAACGTGCCGGCGAGAACGTCGGCTCGGTGTTCCTGGTCCGGCACCCGGACCGCGAGGGGGTCTGCAAACTCCGGCTTCTCCTCGTGGACCCGAAGGCCCGCGGAACCGGGCTCGGCCGCAAATTGGTCCGGGAGTGCCTGTCGTTCGCCCGCGAGGCCGGCTACCGCCGGATGACGCTCTGGACGAACGCCAACCTCGACGCGGCGAAGCACATCTACGATGTCGAGGGGTTCACGCTGGTCGCGGAGGAGCCGCACACGATGTTCGGGCCGGAGCTCGTGGGGCAGACCTGGGAGCGGGACCTCTAG